From the Agromyces laixinhei genome, the window GTTCCGGGAGGCGGTGATCTGGTGTCTTGCGTCGGAAACGCCTGAACAAGCACGTGCCTGACGCAGCACAACCCTCCGAGTGTACCGGAGGGCCGCTGCGTGCTGTCTGGGTGGTGCCTAGAGCTTGGTGACCTGGTCGAAGCTGAGCTCGACCGGGGTCTCGCGCTCGAAGAGCGAGACGAGCACGATGAGCTTGCCGCTCTCGGGCTTGATCTCGCTGATCGTGCCTGGCAGGCCCGCGAACGAGCCGTCCTTGATGGTGATCGTCTCGCCGACCTCGAAGTCGACCTCGGCGGGGATCGCACGGGCTGCGCCGGTGGCGGCGCCCGCCTTCGCGCCCTTCACTGGGGCGACATCCTTGATCTCGACGAGGCTCTTCAGCATGCCGAAGGCCTCTTCGAAGCGAAGGGGGGTCGGGTTGTGCGCGTTGCCGACGAAGCCGGTCACGCCCGGGGTGTGGCGGATGACCGACCACGAGTCCTCGTTGAGGTCCATGCGCACGAGCACGTAGCCGGGGATGCGGACGCGCGTGACCATCTTGCGCTGGCCGTTCTTGATCTCGACGACGTCTTCCATCGGCACTTCGACCTGGTAGACGTAGTCGGCCATGGCCATCGACTCACGGCGCTGTTCGATGTTCGCCTTCACGCGGCGCTCGAAGCCCGCGTAGGAGTGGATGACGTACCACTTGCCGGGGAGGAAACGAAGCTCGGCGCGGAACTCCGCGTACGGGTCGGTCTCTTCTTCGTCTTCTTCGATGACGGCTTCGGCAGCGGCCTCGGCCTCGTCGGCCGAGTCGATGTCGAGAGCGTCGTCGACCACGGCGTCGGCCTCGGGGTCGTTCGACTCGGCGATCGCGTCGAGCACCGCATCGAGATCGACCTCTTCGCCGTCGTCGACGACGTGCACGGCACGGTGCTCGGCCGCTTCGACCGCGTGCTCGTCGTGCTCGAGCACCTTGCCCGTCTGCGCCTCGTCGTCTTCGGCCGACTGCTCGGCAGCCGTGGCCCAGTCGACGTCGTCGCGCTCAGTCCTTGACACTTCTTCTCAATTCCTTTTCTCCGGTGCGCCAGCGGCGAACCGGATCCGTCGAACCCGAAGGCCCGATCAGACCCCCGGTGTTCCGAAGACGTACAGCACTGCCACGCTGAACACCTGGTCGAACACCCACACGATCGCCATCATGATGATGACGAACACGAGCACGACAGTCGTGAAACTGATGAGCTCTTTGCGGGTCGGCGTGACGACCTTCTTCAGTTCGGCGATGACCTGCCGGATGAACAGGGCGACGCGCGAAAAGGGGTTCCGACGCGATGCGCGTTCGCGCTTCGCGTTGGCGACGACGTCTTCACTCGGTTCGTCGATTACTTTGCGTGCCACCTCGTACACCTTTCATGGGCCGGCAATCGCTGCCGGCTCGCAGGGCGGACAGGACTCGAACCTGCAACCTGCGGTTTTGGAGACCGCTGCTCTACCAATTGAGCCACCGCCCTATGGATCGCCCCGGGCGACCGGGACTCTTCCACCGGTTGCCGAGCGCCACGATTCTTCACGTTTCTCACCAGGTGATGGCCCGAAAATAGGCGCAGAGAATCTTGGCTGACTTCAGCAACCTCACCAAGTGTATGCGACGCCGAAGGCAGAGTAAAGCCGAGCGGATGCCCCGGCGCGCGGCGGCAGTCCGACACATCCGTGCACCCTTCCTCCACGGCCCGATCGGCATAGATTGGGCGTATGACCATCGACCGCGCGTCGCGCCTCGTCCCCGAGCCGCGCAGCAGCGCGGACGTCACCGGGGAGCATTCGCAGTTCCGCCTCGACCTCGAGCGCATCAGGTTCTCGCCGTACTTCTCGCGCCTCTCCGCCGTCACCCAGGTGATCGCACAGCCGGGGGCCGGCCCCCTCATCCACAACCGGCTCACGCACTCGATCAAGGTCACCGCGGTCGCGCGGGCGATCGCGGTGAAGCTGTCGGATGCCGCGTCGCCGGCCCGTGACTTCGCACTCGAGCACGGCTGCGATGCCGTCGTCGTGCAGGCCGCCGCGAGCGCCCACGACCTCGGGCACCCGCCCTTCGGCCACCTCGGCGAGCGCGTGCTCGACCGCCTCTCACGCGAGACCCTCGGGCTCGTCGACGGCTTCGAGGGCAATGCGCAGAGCTACCGGATCCTCACGGCCCTCGACGTGAGCGCGGCCGCGCCGCTCGGGCTCAACCTCACGGCCGCCGTGCGTACGGCCGTCGCGAAGTATCCGTGGACGCGATACGTCGACGCGGCGTCGCTGGGCACCGGGCCGCTGCCGCGCGGGCTGCGGCGCACCGAGCAGGGCATCGAGGTCGTGAAGTACTCGGCCTACGGCATCGATGCCCTCGATCTCGAGCAGGCGCGATCCGGGCTTCCGCCCATGCAGCAGTCGCTCGAGTGCTCGATCATGGACATCGCCGACGACGTCGCCTACTCGATCCACGATGTCGACGACTTCTACCGCGCCGGCGTGCTCAGCCAGGGCGCCGTCGCGCGGGAGTTCCGCGGCTGGGCGATGACCGGGTCGAAGCTCCGCGCGCTCGACGGCGCGGCCCTCACCGCGCGCACGGCCCCGCCCGGCAGCGCCCTCGAGTCGCTGCGCCGCAAGTTCGCTCGCGACGACCCGTGGGTCGCCGACGACGACGCCTTCGCCGAGGCCGTCGCCGTCGTGGCCGACGACCTCGTCGACGGACTGCTCGCGACGCCCTTCGACGGATCGATCGCCTCGGAGCGGGCGCTCTCGTCGTTCACGAATCGCTGGATCAGCCACCTGCAGTCGTCAGTCGTGCCTGCGCCGCACGACGTCGCGCGCTCGGGCCTCGTGACCCTCGACCGCCGCGCCTGGCACGAGGTCGAGATCCTGAAGTTCGTGCACCGGCACTTCATCCTCGACCGGGCCGACATCGTCATGTACCAGCGCGGGCTCAGCCGGGTGCTCGCGCGCGCCGTCAAGGGGCTCACCGCGTGGGCGACCGACGAGCACGATCGCGACCGCGTGCCGCAGCGGCTGAAGGAACTCGTGGAGATCGCGACCGACGGATACGCGTCGCTCCGCGACGGTCGCCCCGACGGCGTCCCGATCCCCGCGGCCGGCGATGTGCGCCGTCTCGGAGTCGGCCGCGGGGTGATCGACTACGTCGCCTCGCTCTCCGACGATCAGGCCCTCGCGGTGTCGGAGGCGCTCGACGGCCGCCCCGACCGGCTCTGGGACATCGGCCAGAACCTCTGAACGAAACGGGGCCGTGCGGATGCCGCGTGGCATCTGCACGGCCCCGAAGCCGTTACTCGGTGTCAGGCCGAAGCGCCTGCGCGACGACGGTAGACGAGCACCGCACCGGCTGCGAGCAGCAGTGCACCGCCGACGAGCGGCAGGGTCGCGTCGAAGCCGGTCTCGGCGAGGGCGGGCCCGGCCGCGCCGGCACCCGTGGCGGGCGCTGCGAGGACGTTGATCTTCACGATCGCGTCGGCGTAGTTCTGCGCCTCCTCGCTGCTGCCGATCGCGTAGGTCACCGTGACCAGGTGCTCGCCGGGCGTGAGCGCGGCGAGCGTCTCAACCGACAGCGGCACGGTGAGGAGCCCGGTGTTGTCGGTCTGGTACACGCCGACGGGAACGGGAGTCGAGTACGCGTACACGTTGAAGAAGGTGAACGCCGCCCATGCGCCGGCGCCTTCCCATGCCTCGCCCATGTCGACGGAGAGCTGACCGGCAGTGCCCTGCGTGAACGTGCCGCCGTCATAGATCGTGCCCTGGTACTCGTTCTCGATGTACTCGGCGAGCGCGGTGGAGTCGGCGAAGGGAGCTGCGCCGAGCTCCGGTGCGGCCTCGGGCTGACCGAAGAGGGTCAGCTGCGAGCCCCACTTGATGCTGTACAGGTTGCCGGTCGCACCGCTATTGACGAAGACGCCGTAGCCGAGCAGCGTGATGTCGTCGGCGGCGGGGTTCGCACCCTCGATCGCGGCGAGCAGGTTCTCGAGGGTGTCGGTGGCGTTCGCGGCGTATGCGGTTCCGGCGATCGCCTTGCTCGTCGTCCACTGCTGGCCGAGGTCGGCATAGCTCTGGACCGGATCCGCCGGACGTAGGGTCGTGTACTGCTGTGCGCCGGCAGCGTCGTCGTAGAAGAGCGGGATCTGGAAGTAGGCGTTGCTCGCGCTCCACTGGATGCCGCCGGCGATCAGGTCGCGCAGGTCGCCGTTGTCGGCGTCCTCGTCGAAGCCGTTGAGGACCTGCACCTTGCCGGCGAGGTCGAGTCCCCAATCGCCGTCGGTGGCGTCGGCGAACGAACCCCCCGCTGCGGCGCCGTCGTGCCAGCCGACGTACGTCGATTCATCGGGGCGGATGTCGGCGGCCGCGACGTACTCGGCCACCTCAGGGGAATCGAAGGCCTGCGCCGGCGCGGCGCCGACGAGTGCCAGGCCACCGCCCATCGCGATGGCGGCGCCGATGGCGGCGAATCTGGTCGTACGTCGTTCGAGGGCCATGAATGGGTCCTGTTCTGTGTGGGTCTTCGCTGAGGGCACGTGAAGTGCATGCAGACATGGATCGAGCCGCGCACACGGCGCAGCTCGATTCGGATGCATATGTTCACGATGAGACTATGCGGAGGACTCTCTCCGGAAACACCCCCCGTTCGGGCGACACGGGCTCGATCCATCGCGCCGAAGGGTCGGCGATGCCCCGGGCGCGCGTGCGGCGCGGGCCCGGGGCATCCGTCGGATCACCGACTGCGACTCAGCCGCAGGAGCGTGCGTCGTAGGCCGCGGTGAGGGTCGAGGTGACCGCAGCCCCGTTGAGCGTCGCGCTCACCTCGACGGTGGCCGTTCCCGCCGGCACGCTCGCCAGGCGCGTCGTGAACGAGTGCACCGCGTTCTTGCCCGCCGCCACGCTCGCGAACGACTTCTCACCGTGCGCGGTGGTCATCTCGAGCGAGACCGGCTCGTCTTCGCGGTTCGTCGCCTTGACGGTGACGTATGCCTTCGAGCCGACGCATCGCGTCTCGGCCACGACATCGACCTGTACCTCCGGCACGACCACCGCAGGCCCCGCAACGGCGAGCTCGCCGACGGTCGCCCACGGGTTCCCGTTCACCTCGCTCGTCGCGACGAGCTTGACGTATCGCGCCGTCGTCGGTCCGAAGGGAGCGAGCTGCGCGTCCGCGTTGTCGACGAAGGTGCCGCTCACCACCGGCTCGCCCCACGCGCCGTCGACAGTCGCGACCGTCGACGAGGTGTAGACCTCGTAGTTCGCGATACGACCGTTGGCCCCGCCGGTGCCGGTGCTCGACCGGCCCGTGTACCAGACGCCGCACACCGACTGTTCGGCGCCGAGGTCGACGACGATCGAGTGAGGGTACTGCGCCTCGGTCGGCGACCACTGCGAGTGCCAGTAGGTGGCGGGGTTGCCGTCGATCGCGGCGGCCGCCGGACCGTTCGGGGCGGGCTCGCCCGACGTCTGCTGGCTCGAGACCGCGGCGATCGCGCTCGGAGTGAGCTGCTCGGTGGTGCAGATCGCGTTCGTCGCCGCCGTCGCCCGCGCCACGACCGCTCCCGCGTCGTCGACGAGTTCGAAGACGAACTCGCCCGATCCCGTCGCCGCGGATGCGTTGTGCAGGGTGAACGCCGCCTCGACGCTCGCGCCCTGCGCGAGGTCGCCGACCTCGATCGAGCCGGGCTCGGCCGACCAGCCGGCCGGCGTCGCCGCGACGCGCACCGTGGCACCGGTGACATCCGCATCGGACGTGTTCGTCGCTGTCACGGTGACGGCGGTCTCGTCGCCCGGCGCCGCCGTGATCGCGGCCGGGGTGGCGTGCATCGCGACATCGCCCGTGATCTTCCACACCGTCTTGCCCCAGTCACCGGGTGTCTGCACGACGAGCCCGTCGGCGACCGTCTTCGGCGCCGCGTGCGAGACGGGCACGTCGACCAGGCCGGCCGAGACCGAGACGAACTGCTGGCTCGCGGCGTTCGCCACGGTGTAGCCGCCGTCGACCGCGCGCAGCTGCCACTTCTGCAGCGTCGTGTTCGCGCACGCGGCGAACTGGGCGCCGATGCCGATCTCGACCGGCACGCCGAGACGCATGGTGCCGTCGCGTGAGAGGTCGAGACAGCGCCCGTCGGGCGCGGTGACGGTGTAGTACCCGTCTGCGGTGGGCGCGAACGACAACTGCGCGGCGTCGTCGCCGAGGGCGAGCGCACCGGCAGCGTCGATGACCAGTGATCCCTCGCCGTCGGCGCCGGCCACCGTGAAGGCGCCGCCGGGAAGCGGCTGACGCTCGGCGCTCTCCCACAGCGGGGTGTGCCCGATGGTGTCCATCGCCGCTCGGAACGCGTCGAACGTCGCCCACGGGCGAGTGCCCGACCACGTCGACTGCGCGACGAAGCGCAGCGGTTCGAACATGCGCGCCTCGGTGGTGTTCTCGGCCTCGGCGGGGGTTCCGGCATCCGGCCAGATGCTCATGCGTGCGCCGCGAATCTGCTCGGTGCCGCTCGTGACCGTCTGACCGTAGAAGACCTCGGGGGTCCACGCCGAGTTGTAGAGGCCGCGGCTGTTCACGCCGTAGCCGCCGCGCACCATGTAGAGCGAGTTCGAGTTGTTGACGACCTCGTGTCCCCAGTCGAGGAACTGCTGCGGCCGCACCGAGGAGCCGGCCTGGTTCCAGTGCTCGACCACGATGTCGGGGTCGACCTGCTCGAACTGGTTCGTCGTCATGACGCCGTCGTTCCAGATGCGCAGCTCCTTGCCCGTCGACTTCACGTACTCGTCGATGCGGTTGATGTACCACGCGACGACGTCGTCTTCGGTCGCCCCGGCACCGAACTTCGCCTCGGCGAACTCGCGGATCTGCGGGTAGTTGGCGTAGCCCGAGCCGAGCATGTACTCGTCGGCGCCCATGTGCCAGCTGTCGGCGGTGAAGACCTCGGCGTACTCGTCGATGAGGTCGGTGTAGAACTCGAACGACTCGTCCTTGGTGATGTCCATGCGGACTTCGTCTTTCGCCCCGGTCGTGGGATTGGTCAACTGGAGCTCGGGCAGGTTCTCGAGCCAGATCTCCATGTGGCCGGGCGAGTTGATCTCGGGGATCACCTCGATGCCGTACGCCGCCGCCTTCTCGACGAGGGTGCGGATGTCGTCTTTCGTGTAGTACGACCAGGTGTTCGTCTCGGGGTACCCGTCGACCTTGACCTTGAGTTCGAGCATCAGGGTGTTGAGCTTGAGGAACGACATCTCCTCGATCAGCCGGTCGATGAACTCGGGCGAGATGTTGATGACGCACGCGCACACCGTGACGCCGCGCTCCTCGTACTCGGGCACGTCGATGAGCGATCCGCCGGGCAGTTCGCTCTGCTGGCCGAGCATCTGCAGCACGGTCCGGGTGCCGTAGAGCACGCCTGCGGGTTCGGCTGCGGTGACGGTGATCGTGTCGTCGACCACGAGTTCGTAGCCTTCGGTGCCGAGGTCGTCGCGCGACGCATCGAGCTGCAACTCGATGTCTCCGGATGCCGCAGCGCCCGAGCCGAGCGTCGTGCCCGGGTGGTCGACCGCGAGCTCGTCACGGAACAGTTCGGCGAGCTCGTCGATGCGCTCGCTCGTGCCATCGGTGACGACCGCGGGGTCGGCGTCGACCGTGAACACGCCCTCGGCCGGGGTCCAGCCCTCGATGGAGGGGATGACGTCGGGCAGCTCGACGGCCGCCGATGCCGGTGAGGCGTTCGTCAGGGTGCCTGCGAGGAGCAGGATGGTGAGCCCCGACGCGGCCAGCGCACCGAGCGCACCGCGTCGTCTGCCATGCAATGTGGTGTCCAAGATGGACCCTTCGTTCCGGCAACGAGGTCCAATCAACGACATCGTTGTGCGAGCAATTGTTTACGCAAACATAGAGAGGTCGCGGCGTATCCGTCAACCATATGACGGGGAAATCTCGGAACAGAGCGCACGAACCGTCGCTCGACGCGAAGTCGCGCTTGATATCGAGAACATGTCGGGCGGCAACCACAACCCGTGACACATGGCGGTGAAGTCATGGCACGGGGCATCCGCTCGCTCTAGGCTGATGGGGTGACCGAGAAGCCGCGCCTGTCCGCCCGTATCGCCGCCATCGCCGAGTCTGCGACCCTCAAGGTCGATGCGAAGGCGAAGGCCCTCCAGGCCGAGGGGCGCCCGGTCATCTCGTACGCGGCGGGCGAGCCCGACTTCGCCACGCCCGAGTACATCGTCGAGGCGGCGCTCGCGGCGACGCACGACCCGAAGAACTACCGCTACACCCCGGCGGCGGGCCTTCCCGATCTGCGCGAGGCCGTCGCCGCGAAGACGCTTCGCGACTCGGGCCTCGAGGTCTCGCCCGGTCAGGTCGTCGTGACCAACGGTGGCAAGCAGGCGGTCTACCAGGCGTTCCAGGCGCTCCTCGACCCGGGCGACGAGGTGCTCGTGCCTGCGCCGTACTGGACCACCTACCCCGAGGCGATCAAGCTCGCCGGCGGTCGCCAGGTCGACGTGTTCGCGGGCGCCGACCAGGGCTACCTCGTCACGGTCGAACAGCTCGAGGCCGCCCGCACCGACCGCACGAAGGTGCTGCTCTTCGTCTCACCGTCGAACCCGACGGGCGCGGTGTACTCACCCGAGCAGACCCGTGCGATCGGCGAGTGGGCGCTCGAGCACGGCCTCTGGGTCGTCTCCGACGAGATCTACCAGAACCTGACGTACGGGCCGATCGACGGCGATGCGGATGCCCCTGCGCCGCGCGCCGCCTCCATCGTCGAAGCCGTGCCCGAGCTCGCCAACCAGACGATCCTCGTCAACGGCGTCGCGAAGACCTATGCGATGACCGGCTGGCGGCTCGGCTGGATGGTGGGGCCCGCCGACATCATCAAGGGCGCCGCGAACCTGCAGTCGCATCTCTCGTCGAACGTGTCGAACATCTCGCAGCGCGCGGCGATCGCAGCGCTGAACGGCCCCCAAGACGCCGTGGAGGAGATGCGCCGGGCCTTCGACCGTCGCCGCCGCACGATCGTCGCCGAGCTCTCGAAGATCGACGGGCTCACGGTGCCGGTGCCCGAGGGAGCGTTCTACGTCTACCCCGACGTCACGGGCCTGCTCGGCCGAACCTGGGGCGGGGTCACGCCCACGACCTCGCTCGAACTCGCCGACCTGATCCTCGACCAGGCCGAGGTGGCTGCGGTGCCCGGCGAGGCATTCGGCCCCTCGGGCTACCTGCGTCTCAGCTACGCGCTCGGCGACGCCCCGCTGCTCGAGGGTGTGCAGCGCCTGCAGCGACTCTTCGCGTAGTCCGGCCCGGCCTCACGGGTTCGCGAGCGCGGTGCGCGCCTCGACCGCCAGTTCGTCGGCGACGGCGGTCAGCAGAGCCGAGCGCAGGTTCCACTGCTGCCAGAAGAGCGGCACGTCGATCGGCGTGCCGCCGATGCGCACGAGGGCGCCGCGTTCGAGCTCGTCGGCCGCCTGGATCCCGGGCAGCATGCCCCAGCCGAGCCCGAGCTTGACCGCCGACGCGAAATCGCTCGACGCCGGCACGAAGTGCCGCGGCGGCCCGTCGGGGTCGACGCCGCATGCCGACAGGTGTGCGCGTTGCAGGTCGTCGCGTCGGTCGAAATCGACGAGCGGCGCCTCGGCGAGCGCAGCGTGCGCAGCGTGCGCAGCGGCATGTGACATGAGGCTCCAGCGCTCCGCGAACGCGGGCGTGGCCACGGCCTCGTAGCGCATCACGCCGAGGGGGCGCACGAGGCATCCGGCCACCGGGGCGGACTGCGAGGTCACCGCACCCAGCACCGTGCCCGACTCGAGCAGCCCCGCGGTGAAGTCCTGATCGTCGCGGTGCAGGTCGAACACGACGGAGCGGCGCTCCCCCACGCGGGCCAGCGCCGGAAGGAACCACGTCGCGAGCGAGTCGGCATTGACCGCGAGGGCGAGCGAGATCGGCCGAGCGGATGCCTCGTCGAGCCCGAACTCGGCGAGGGCGTCGTGTTCGAGCAGCGCGACCTGGCGCGCGAGTCGCACGATGGGTGCACCGGCCTCGGTGGCCCGGGCCGGCTTCGAGCGCACGACGAGCACGCGCCCGAGCTGCTGCTCGAGTGCCTTGACGCGCTGGGAGACCGCCGACGGCGTGATGCGCAACCGCCGTGCCGCCGCGTCGAAGGTGCCCTCGTCGATGACGACGGCGAGGGTGCGGGCGAGGTCGAACGGAATCTCCATCTGAAGCCATGCTAATGCCAATGAAGAATCTTGAGCTGGCATGAAGCCACCGCGCCGCCTACGGTCATTCTCGTGCCCCTCTCCTCCGCGCTCGCCGGCTTCGGCCTCGGCCTCTCGCTCATCGTCGCGATCGGCGCGCAGAACGTCTTCGTGATGCGCCAGGGCATCCGGCGCGAGCACGTCTTCGCGGTGACGGCCATCTGCGCGCTGAGCGACCTCGCGCTGATCATGGTCGGCGTCTCGGGCGTCGGCGTCGTGCTCGCGGCCGTGCCGTGGCTCGTCGACGTCATCCGGTGGGCGGGTGCGGCGTTCCTCGTCGCGTACGGAGTGCTCGCCGCGCGCCGCGCGCTTCGCCCGAACGGGCAGGCACTCGACGCGACCGCGCCGGAGCCCCGGCACGGCACCGACTCGGGCGCGACGACGACGCTCACCCGGCGGCACACCGGCACCGGGCTCGCGGCTGCGGTGCTGACCTGCCTCGCCCTCACCTGGCTGAACCCGCACGTCTACCTCGACACGGTGTTCCTGCTCGGCTCGGTCGCCAACACGCACGGAGACGGCCGCTGGGCCTTCGCCGCGGGAGCCGGTGTCGCGAGCCTCGTCTGGTTCTTCGGCCTCGCCTACGGCGCGCGGCTGCTCGGCGGCGTGCTCGCGAGCCCGCGCGCATGGCGGGTGCTCGATGCGGTCATCGCGGTCGTCATGGTCGGGCTCGGCGTCATGCTCGTGCTGCCGCGCTGACTCGAGGGGCCGGCCCCCCACCGACCCTCGCCCCACCGACGCTCGCCCCACCGACGCTCGCCCCACCGACCCTCGCCCCACCGACCCTCGCCCCACCGACCCTCGCCCCACCGGCTCTCGCCCAGCGACTCCCGCCCAGCGACGCTCGCGGGCCGACCATCACCCGCAGACTCTCCTGTTGATGCACGGGACGCATCAACAGGAGAGTCTGCGCATCCCCCGACCGGTGGATGGTCGAAATCGGTCCGTCGGGGGCTGCCGGCCGCGGCCGCCGCGCGGCATGCTCGGAGCATGGACAACACACACACGGATGCCGCGGTGCGGATCCGCGGGCTCCGCAAGGTCTACGGCGAGGTGACCGCCGTCGACGATCTCGATCTCGACATCGCCCACGGCGAGACGTTCGCCCTGCTCGGCCCGAACGGCGCCGGCAAGTCGACCACGGTCGAGATCCTCGAGGGCTACCGCCTCCGAACCTCGGGCGAGGTGAGCGTGCTCGGCGTCGACCCGGCGCGCGGCGGTCTCGACTGGAAGTCGCGCATCGGCATCGTGCTGCAGACGAGCGGCGAGACCGGGCTCCTCACCGTCACCGAGCTGCTGCGGCACTTCGCCTCCCTCTACCCGCACCCGCGCGACATCGACGAGGTCATCGCCGCGGTCGGGCTCGAGGCGAAGGCGAAGACCCGCATCGCCAAACTCTCGGGCGGCCAGCAGCGCCGCGTCGACGTCGCGCTCGGCATCGTCGGGCGGCCCGAACTGCTCTTCCTCGACGAACCGACGACGGGCTTCGACCCCGAGGCGCGGCGGCAGTTCTGGGGGCTCATCCGCTCGCTGAAGGCCGAGGGCACGACGATCCTGCTCACCACGCACTACCTCGACGAGGCCGCACAGCTCGCCGATCGCGCCGGCGTCATCGCCGGCGGGCGGCTCGTCGACCTCGGCTCGATCGACGAGATCGGCGGCGCGGCCGCGCGCACTCCCCTCGTGCGCTGGCGGGATGCCACAGGAGCCACGCACGAAGTGCGCACCGACGAGCCGGGGCTGCGCGTGGCATCCGTCGTCGCCGAACTCGGCCGCGAACCCGACGGCCTCGAAGTGATCCGGCCGACGCTCGAAGACATCTACCTGGGGCTCGTGCAGAGCGTGGAGCCCGAGACGACTGAAGAGGAGACGCTCGCATGAGCACCAACCTGATGACCCAGGGCACGTCGCGCATCGGCGTCGAGACGAAGACCTACTTCCGAGCCGCCGACACGCTCTTCTTCACCTTCCTCTTCCCGTTCGTGATGCTCGCGATCTTCTCGGCCGCGTTCAGCGCGCAGGGCGAGATCGGCCCCCCTGGGGCTGAGATCTCGATCGCGGCCCTGTACCTGCCGGCGATGATCTCTGCCGGCATCTTCCTGTCGGGCGTGCAGAACCTCGCCGTCGATATCGCCCTGGAGAAGTCGAACGGCACGCTGAAGCGGTTGGGCGGCACGCCCCTCTCACCCGTCGGGTACTTCGCCGGAAAGATCGGCCAGGTCTTCGTCACCGGCACGCTGCAGGCCGGGCTGCTGATCCTCGCCGGCTGGCTCGTGCTCGGCATCGCGCTGCCGACCGAGCCCGAGAAATGGCTCACCTTCGCGTGGGTGTTCGTGCTCGGCCTCACGACGTGCGCCCTGCTCGGCATCGCCCTCTCGGCGCTGCCTCGCTCGGGCAAGAGCGCCGCCGCGGTCGTGATCCCGATCGGACTGATCCT encodes:
- the secE gene encoding preprotein translocase subunit SecE; the protein is MARKVIDEPSEDVVANAKRERASRRNPFSRVALFIRQVIAELKKVVTPTRKELISFTTVVLVFVIIMMAIVWVFDQVFSVAVLYVFGTPGV
- the dgt gene encoding dGTP triphosphohydrolase, with amino-acid sequence MTIDRASRLVPEPRSSADVTGEHSQFRLDLERIRFSPYFSRLSAVTQVIAQPGAGPLIHNRLTHSIKVTAVARAIAVKLSDAASPARDFALEHGCDAVVVQAAASAHDLGHPPFGHLGERVLDRLSRETLGLVDGFEGNAQSYRILTALDVSAAAPLGLNLTAAVRTAVAKYPWTRYVDAASLGTGPLPRGLRRTEQGIEVVKYSAYGIDALDLEQARSGLPPMQQSLECSIMDIADDVAYSIHDVDDFYRAGVLSQGAVAREFRGWAMTGSKLRALDGAALTARTAPPGSALESLRRKFARDDPWVADDDAFAEAVAVVADDLVDGLLATPFDGSIASERALSSFTNRWISHLQSSVVPAPHDVARSGLVTLDRRAWHEVEILKFVHRHFILDRADIVMYQRGLSRVLARAVKGLTAWATDEHDRDRVPQRLKELVEIATDGYASLRDGRPDGVPIPAAGDVRRLGVGRGVIDYVASLSDDQALAVSEALDGRPDRLWDIGQNL
- a CDS encoding pyridoxal phosphate-dependent aminotransferase, whose amino-acid sequence is MTEKPRLSARIAAIAESATLKVDAKAKALQAEGRPVISYAAGEPDFATPEYIVEAALAATHDPKNYRYTPAAGLPDLREAVAAKTLRDSGLEVSPGQVVVTNGGKQAVYQAFQALLDPGDEVLVPAPYWTTYPEAIKLAGGRQVDVFAGADQGYLVTVEQLEAARTDRTKVLLFVSPSNPTGAVYSPEQTRAIGEWALEHGLWVVSDEIYQNLTYGPIDGDADAPAPRAASIVEAVPELANQTILVNGVAKTYAMTGWRLGWMVGPADIIKGAANLQSHLSSNVSNISQRAAIAALNGPQDAVEEMRRAFDRRRRTIVAELSKIDGLTVPVPEGAFYVYPDVTGLLGRTWGGVTPTTSLELADLILDQAEVAAVPGEAFGPSGYLRLSYALGDAPLLEGVQRLQRLFA
- a CDS encoding family 20 glycosylhydrolase, with translation MDTTLHGRRRGALGALAASGLTILLLAGTLTNASPASAAVELPDVIPSIEGWTPAEGVFTVDADPAVVTDGTSERIDELAELFRDELAVDHPGTTLGSGAAASGDIELQLDASRDDLGTEGYELVVDDTITVTAAEPAGVLYGTRTVLQMLGQQSELPGGSLIDVPEYEERGVTVCACVINISPEFIDRLIEEMSFLKLNTLMLELKVKVDGYPETNTWSYYTKDDIRTLVEKAAAYGIEVIPEINSPGHMEIWLENLPELQLTNPTTGAKDEVRMDITKDESFEFYTDLIDEYAEVFTADSWHMGADEYMLGSGYANYPQIREFAEAKFGAGATEDDVVAWYINRIDEYVKSTGKELRIWNDGVMTTNQFEQVDPDIVVEHWNQAGSSVRPQQFLDWGHEVVNNSNSLYMVRGGYGVNSRGLYNSAWTPEVFYGQTVTSGTEQIRGARMSIWPDAGTPAEAENTTEARMFEPLRFVAQSTWSGTRPWATFDAFRAAMDTIGHTPLWESAERQPLPGGAFTVAGADGEGSLVIDAAGALALGDDAAQLSFAPTADGYYTVTAPDGRCLDLSRDGTMRLGVPVEIGIGAQFAACANTTLQKWQLRAVDGGYTVANAASQQFVSVSAGLVDVPVSHAAPKTVADGLVVQTPGDWGKTVWKITGDVAMHATPAAITAAPGDETAVTVTATNTSDADVTGATVRVAATPAGWSAEPGSIEVGDLAQGASVEAAFTLHNASAATGSGEFVFELVDDAGAVVARATAATNAICTTEQLTPSAIAAVSSQQTSGEPAPNGPAAAAIDGNPATYWHSQWSPTEAQYPHSIVVDLGAEQSVCGVWYTGRSSTGTGGANGRIANYEVYTSSTVATVDGAWGEPVVSGTFVDNADAQLAPFGPTTARYVKLVATSEVNGNPWATVGELAVAGPAVVVPEVQVDVVAETRCVGSKAYVTVKATNREDEPVSLEMTTAHGEKSFASVAAGKNAVHSFTTRLASVPAGTATVEVSATLNGAAVTSTLTAAYDARSCG
- a CDS encoding LPXTG cell wall anchor domain-containing protein, which encodes MALERRTTRFAAIGAAIAMGGGLALVGAAPAQAFDSPEVAEYVAAADIRPDESTYVGWHDGAAAGGSFADATDGDWGLDLAGKVQVLNGFDEDADNGDLRDLIAGGIQWSASNAYFQIPLFYDDAAGAQQYTTLRPADPVQSYADLGQQWTTSKAIAGTAYAANATDTLENLLAAIEGANPAADDITLLGYGVFVNSGATGNLYSIKWGSQLTLFGQPEAAPELGAAPFADSTALAEYIENEYQGTIYDGGTFTQGTAGQLSVDMGEAWEGAGAWAAFTFFNVYAYSTPVPVGVYQTDNTGLLTVPLSVETLAALTPGEHLVTVTYAIGSSEEAQNYADAIVKINVLAAPATGAGAAGPALAETGFDATLPLVGGALLLAAGAVLVYRRRAGASA
- the nusG gene encoding transcription termination/antitermination protein NusG; the protein is MSRTERDDVDWATAAEQSAEDDEAQTGKVLEHDEHAVEAAEHRAVHVVDDGEEVDLDAVLDAIAESNDPEADAVVDDALDIDSADEAEAAAEAVIEEDEEETDPYAEFRAELRFLPGKWYVIHSYAGFERRVKANIEQRRESMAMADYVYQVEVPMEDVVEIKNGQRKMVTRVRIPGYVLVRMDLNEDSWSVIRHTPGVTGFVGNAHNPTPLRFEEAFGMLKSLVEIKDVAPVKGAKAGAATGAARAIPAEVDFEVGETITIKDGSFAGLPGTISEIKPESGKLIVLVSLFERETPVELSFDQVTKL